One window of the Endomicrobium proavitum genome contains the following:
- the ruvC gene encoding crossover junction endodeoxyribonuclease RuvC: MIVLGIDPGIETTGWGVVKSIEREKIIPVSYGAILTTSKESLIERLQSINKQLQEVINKYKPNVVAIEQLFFLKRAATVAQVGQARGAIVLTIAQNKLPLYEYNPRSVKISLTGYGSADKQQMQRMVQSALGLKEIPRPDDAADALAMAICHLNSTKYNSNALPKDALNNLYKKNRTQSDRFSEKQILEILKKRSKQ; encoded by the coding sequence ATGATAGTTTTAGGAATTGACCCCGGTATTGAAACAACCGGTTGGGGAGTGGTAAAATCCATAGAAAGAGAAAAAATAATTCCCGTTTCATACGGGGCGATTCTTACGACTTCAAAAGAAAGTTTAATAGAAAGACTTCAAAGCATTAACAAACAGCTTCAGGAAGTTATAAATAAATACAAACCAAACGTTGTTGCAATAGAACAGTTGTTTTTCTTAAAGCGCGCCGCCACGGTTGCGCAGGTAGGTCAGGCGAGAGGCGCAATAGTTTTAACAATAGCGCAAAATAAATTACCTTTATACGAATATAATCCGCGCAGCGTAAAAATTTCGCTAACGGGTTACGGTTCGGCGGATAAGCAGCAAATGCAGAGAATGGTTCAATCTGCTCTCGGTTTAAAAGAAATTCCTCGTCCCGATGACGCTGCCGACGCTCTTGCAATGGCAATATGCCACTTGAACTCAACAAAATACAATTCTAATGCGTTGCCCAAAGACGCTCTCAACAATTTGTATAAAAAAAACAGAACGCAATCCGACCGTTTCAGCGAAAAACAAATTTTAGAAATTCTAAAAAAACGCAGTAAACAATAA
- a CDS encoding YebC/PmpR family DNA-binding transcriptional regulator, translating to MSGHNKWASIKHKKAATDAKKGKVFTKIIREIVIAAKEGGGALEHNARLRKVIEDAKVANMPQDNIKKAIQRGTGELPGLVYEEINYEGYGPAGVALIVEVTTDNKNRTASEIRKMFSSHNGNLGETGSVGWMFDRKGYITVQKSAGDEETLMNIALEAGAEDFKNEPDSETYEIVTAPSDLDKVKTALKEKNITSESAEISLIPQTYVKLTGDDAKSMLKLMDELEEHDDVKNVYANFDISAEDMEKLGD from the coding sequence ATGTCAGGTCACAATAAGTGGGCAAGTATTAAACACAAAAAAGCCGCAACAGACGCAAAAAAAGGTAAAGTTTTTACTAAAATTATCAGAGAAATAGTTATAGCCGCAAAAGAAGGCGGCGGCGCGCTGGAGCACAATGCCCGTCTTAGAAAAGTTATAGAAGACGCTAAAGTAGCCAACATGCCTCAAGACAATATTAAAAAAGCAATACAGCGCGGCACCGGCGAACTCCCCGGTTTGGTTTATGAGGAAATAAATTACGAAGGTTACGGTCCGGCGGGAGTTGCGTTAATAGTTGAAGTTACAACCGACAACAAAAATAGAACCGCGTCTGAAATAAGAAAAATGTTTTCATCGCATAACGGCAATTTGGGAGAAACAGGTTCCGTAGGCTGGATGTTTGACAGAAAAGGTTATATAACCGTTCAAAAGAGCGCGGGCGACGAAGAAACTCTTATGAATATAGCGTTGGAAGCAGGCGCTGAAGATTTTAAAAACGAGCCCGACAGCGAAACTTATGAAATTGTAACCGCTCCTTCGGATTTGGATAAAGTAAAAACAGCGCTTAAAGAAAAAAATATAACTTCGGAGTCCGCGGAAATTTCACTAATTCCGCAGACCTACGTTAAGCTTACCGGCGACGATGCGAAAAGCATGCTTAAACTTATGGACGAACTTGAAGAGCACGACGACGTAAAAAACGTTTACGCAAACTTTGATATTTCCGCGGAAGATATGGAAAAATTGGGAGACTAA
- the atpC gene encoding ATP synthase F1 subunit epsilon → MNTFELEILSPEGSSFKGNVLSASFPTASGVITVLPGHANLVTKLVEGQILLQTELSGAKIIIVTGGFIEIFNGKTNIVAEFAIQDDANREKIEKAMKLAKEIKEKKKNSVDMSVVESQLKKSVFELKSGINLKRKN, encoded by the coding sequence ATGAATACTTTTGAACTTGAAATATTATCTCCTGAAGGAAGTTCTTTTAAAGGCAACGTTTTGTCGGCGTCGTTTCCTACGGCAAGCGGCGTTATTACCGTTTTGCCCGGACATGCCAACCTTGTTACAAAACTTGTTGAAGGGCAAATTCTTCTTCAAACGGAATTGTCGGGAGCAAAAATAATAATAGTTACCGGCGGGTTTATAGAAATTTTTAACGGTAAAACAAATATAGTTGCGGAGTTTGCAATTCAAGACGACGCAAACAGAGAAAAAATAGAAAAAGCCATGAAACTTGCAAAAGAAATAAAAGAAAAGAAAAAAAATTCAGTTGATATGTCCGTGGTGGAATCGCAGCTTAAAAAATCGGTTTTTGAATTGAAATCGGGAATAAATTTAAAAAGAAAAAACTAA
- the atpD gene encoding F0F1 ATP synthase subunit beta, which translates to MGNNEKNSSQGKVIRIQGAVVDLRFEGAVPEVYEALTLTMPDGKTLVLETMFEMDNSEVRTIAMGSTDAMKRGMIAQRTFAPIKVPVGEKTLGRIFNVLGEPIDALGKIDASSLRNPIHRAAPSFIDQKTTPEMLETGIKVIDLISPFTKGGKIGIFGGAGVGKTVIVKELIRNIAAVHKGHSVFAGVGERTREGTDLWMEMVESKVMDKTVLVFGQMNEPPGNRMRVALTALTMSEYFRDEKGEDVLLFIDNIFRFAQAGSEVSALLGRMPSAVGYQPNLAKDMGDLQERITSTNKGSVTSVQAVYVPADDYTDPAPVAIFAHLDATLTLDRAIMEQGLYPAVNPLTSSSRLLDPNTVGEDHYNVAMSVKKILQKYKDLQDIIAILGMDELSDEDKLTVSRARKVQRFLTQPMFVAEMFTGLEGRYVKTEETIKGFKDIIEGKYDALPEQAFYMVGTIEEAIKKAGKS; encoded by the coding sequence ATGGGAAATAATGAAAAAAACAGTTCTCAGGGAAAAGTTATAAGAATTCAGGGCGCCGTCGTAGATTTGCGTTTTGAGGGCGCCGTTCCGGAAGTTTACGAAGCGCTTACGCTTACAATGCCCGACGGAAAAACTTTAGTTCTTGAAACCATGTTTGAAATGGATAATTCGGAAGTCCGAACAATAGCCATGGGTTCCACCGACGCTATGAAAAGAGGAATGATTGCTCAAAGAACTTTCGCGCCTATAAAAGTGCCCGTGGGAGAAAAAACTCTCGGCAGAATTTTTAACGTTTTGGGAGAGCCTATAGACGCGCTTGGCAAAATAGACGCTTCTTCTTTGAGAAACCCCATACACAGAGCGGCGCCTTCTTTTATAGATCAAAAAACTACGCCGGAAATGCTTGAAACCGGCATAAAAGTTATAGATTTAATTTCACCGTTTACCAAAGGCGGAAAAATAGGAATTTTCGGCGGAGCGGGCGTAGGGAAAACCGTTATCGTTAAAGAACTTATAAGAAATATCGCCGCGGTTCACAAAGGACACTCTGTCTTTGCGGGCGTAGGAGAAAGAACCAGAGAAGGAACGGATTTGTGGATGGAAATGGTGGAGTCTAAAGTTATGGATAAAACCGTTTTGGTTTTCGGGCAGATGAACGAACCTCCCGGAAACAGAATGAGAGTCGCTTTAACGGCGCTTACAATGTCCGAATATTTTCGCGACGAAAAAGGCGAAGACGTTCTTTTGTTTATAGATAATATTTTTAGATTTGCGCAGGCCGGCAGCGAAGTTTCCGCGCTTCTTGGAAGAATGCCTTCCGCAGTGGGATATCAGCCTAACCTTGCAAAAGACATGGGCGACTTGCAGGAAAGAATTACGTCAACCAATAAAGGTTCCGTTACTTCCGTGCAGGCGGTTTATGTTCCCGCCGACGATTATACAGACCCTGCGCCTGTTGCGATTTTTGCCCATTTAGACGCAACTCTTACTTTGGACAGAGCTATTATGGAACAAGGACTTTATCCGGCTGTAAATCCGTTGACCTCTTCTTCAAGGCTTCTTGACCCTAACACCGTCGGAGAAGACCATTACAACGTAGCGATGTCGGTTAAAAAGATTTTACAGAAATACAAAGATTTGCAGGACATAATAGCAATTTTGGGAATGGACGAGCTTTCCGACGAAGATAAATTAACCGTAAGCCGCGCCAGAAAAGTTCAAAGATTTTTAACGCAGCCGATGTTTGTTGCGGAAATGTTTACGGGTCTTGAAGGCAGATACGTTAAAACCGAAGAAACAATAAAAGGTTTTAAAGACATCATAGAAGGAAAATACGACGCCCTTCCGGAGCAGGCGTTTTATATGGTGGGAACTATAGAAGAAGCAATTAAAAAAGCGGGAAAGTCTTAA
- the atpG gene encoding ATP synthase F1 subunit gamma: protein MAQNLQQLKKRIKSSQSIAQIAKAMEMIAASKIRKAQSAVEKHNPYAKRITHIVQKILADKDLSDGTELFSKEREGKKLIFIIAPDKGLCGGLVVNLFKKLSAYIAKDDYVVAIGKKAVHNAVKYNYNVIASFNVGSSFPRFEDIAPMIELAKNFYMSKEAAAVSVVYTEFKNMLIQEALAEEIFPIAPNEKFSESGIDYIFEPSAGKVLEDLMPYYFEVRFYSAVMNAYASEQAARMTAMKNAKENANEISDSLTNIYNKSRQEKITNELLDLANGQQEQEN from the coding sequence ATGGCTCAAAATCTACAGCAGCTTAAAAAAAGAATAAAGTCGTCGCAAAGCATCGCTCAAATAGCAAAAGCTATGGAGATGATTGCTGCGTCTAAAATACGCAAAGCCCAGAGCGCTGTGGAAAAGCATAATCCGTATGCAAAAAGAATTACGCATATCGTGCAAAAAATTCTTGCAGATAAAGATTTAAGCGACGGAACGGAGTTGTTTTCAAAAGAAAGAGAAGGTAAAAAATTAATTTTTATAATTGCGCCAGACAAAGGTTTGTGCGGGGGGCTTGTAGTAAATCTTTTTAAAAAACTTTCCGCATATATTGCAAAAGACGATTACGTTGTGGCAATAGGTAAAAAAGCCGTTCATAACGCGGTGAAATACAATTATAACGTTATAGCTTCTTTTAACGTAGGTTCAAGCTTTCCAAGGTTTGAAGATATTGCTCCGATGATAGAGCTTGCGAAAAATTTTTATATGTCAAAAGAAGCGGCGGCGGTTTCCGTAGTATATACGGAGTTTAAAAATATGCTTATTCAGGAAGCTTTGGCGGAAGAAATTTTCCCGATAGCGCCGAATGAAAAATTTTCGGAAAGCGGAATAGATTACATATTTGAGCCGTCTGCAGGTAAAGTTCTTGAAGATTTAATGCCGTATTATTTTGAAGTGCGTTTTTACAGCGCGGTAATGAACGCTTACGCTTCCGAGCAGGCGGCAAGAATGACGGCTATGAAAAACGCAAAAGAGAACGCAAACGAAATATCCGATTCTTTAACAAATATATATAACAAGTCCAGACAGGAAAAAATTACTAACGAACTTTTAGACCTTGCCAACGGGCAACAGGAACAGGAAAATTAA